The genomic interval CGACACCCGGGCGTCGGGCCCGGCGCCGAGGCGCACCTTGGCCTGGTTCTCCTCCATGCCCTTCGGCGCGTCGTAACCGATGTTGCTGTGCTTGCCCTGCGCCCGCGCCCAGCCCAGGAACTGGCCGAAGTTCATGAACTCCGGGTGGGTGTATGGCACGTGGTAGGTCTCCATGAATGCCTCGAAGGCGACCTTCCAGTTGCAGTCGAAGGTCAGCCACCGGCGCCACCGGTAGCGCATCTTCTCCAGTTCGAAATGCTCGAGCAGGCTGGCGGCGGGTTCCAGATAGTCGCGCAGCGGTCCGGCGTCGGGATCCAGATTGATCCAGATCCAGCCGCCCCAGGTGTCCACCTGCACTCGATTCAGCCCGTCGTTGCCGGTCAGGCCGCACGGCCAGTCCTCGCGTTCGGCCACGAAGGTGTTGTTGCCCTCCAGGTCGTAGCGCCAGCCGTGGAAGCCGCAGACGAACTGCTTGCGGCTGCCGCGGGCGTCGTGCGCGCCCGGCGGGGTATCGATGAGGCGGCGGCCGCGGTGCGCGCACACGTTGTGGTAGGCGCGGATGGTGTCCGGGGCGGTGCGCACCACGATGATCGAATCGTCCTGGATCTCATAGGTCAGGAAGTCACCGACACGGGGAATCTCCTCCACCCGGTCGACCTGCTGCCACACCTTGGCCCAGAGTCTGTCGCGTTCGGCGCGCGCGTATTCCTCGGAGATGTACGCGTCCACGCCGATGACCAGCGGGGTCGACAGCGGTTCCGATCGCAGATCGGTTTCGGTCATCACATCCTCCTCATGGGCACCGCGGTGTCAGCGGGTGATGGCGGCGCGGAACGATTCGTCCTTCAGGAACAGCGAGGTGTTGTCGGCGCCGAGGTGGGTCCATTTGAGATTCAGCCCGCCGTCGACCAGCAGCGTCTGCCCGGTGATGTAGGTCGACAGGTCCGACAGCAGGAACAGGATCGGCCCGGCCTGCTCGTCCGGGGTGCCGCGGCGGCCCATGGCGATGGCGAGGCGGTCGCGCCCGGGGTCCTCGTCGACGTAGGCGCCCGAGGCCGGGGTCTGCGTGACGCCGGGGGCCACGGCGTTCACCCGGATGCCGTCGAGGGCCAGCTCGACGGCCATGGTGCGGGTCACCGACACCAGCGCGGCCTTGGCGGTGCCGTAGGCGATATGGAAAGGGGCGGTGTTCATTCCGCTGATGGAGGAGATCGACACGATCGACCCGCCGCGGCCTCGCGACTGCAGTTCGGCGGCGACCGCCTGGCTCATGAAGAACATCGTTTCGAGGTTCTGGGTGAACAGCGCGCGCCAGTCCGCCCGGGTCACCCGGGTGGACGGCATCCAGGTCGACGGTGCGGCGCCGCCCGCGACATTGACCAGCCCGTGCAACTCGCCGTCGGCCCGGCGGGCGTGCTCGAGGACCGTCGCGATGCCCTCGTCGGTGGCCGCGTCGGCGGCGACCGGCAGCACCGAAAGCCCTTCGGCCGCCAGCGGTTCGACGTGTTTCGCCAGATTCTCCGCCGATCGGCTGACCGCGATCACGGTGGCGCCCGCGCTCGCGACCTTGCGGGTCACCGTGGTGCCGATGCCGCCACCGCCCGCGCCGGATACGATGACGACGCGGCCCCGCAGTCCGAATCCGTTGTCGGTCATGGCTGCTCACGCCTTCTCGCGCAGCGCCAGCACGCTGCCCTCGGCATCGGCCGAGACGTAGAGGGTGCCGTCCGGTGCGGCGGCGATGCCCGCGAAGGGGCCCATCGGACCGGAGAACGGCGGGGTGCCGAGCAGCGGTTTGGGCACCACGCCGGGCGGTGCGCCGATGGGGAGGCCGGACGCGAGCGTGGTGCGCGCCTCGGTCTCGAGATCGACCCGCACCACGCTCTTCGCGCCGGGGTCGACGATGTGTAATTGCCCGTCGCGCACCAGGATTCCGTGTGGCGTCGCCAATCCGTCGACCACCGTGTCGACACCGGCGGGGCCGATCGAGACCACACGCCCGGCGCCCGATTCGGACACCAGGACGGTGCCGTCCGGGCCGAATGCGACCCCCAGTGGCGCGTTCAGCCCGGCGGCCAGCACCTCGACCTCGCCCGCCCGGACCGACAGCACCCGGCCCGCGCCCAGCTCGGCGGCGACGATCGCGCCGCCGGGGGCTTGCCCGATGCCGTAGAGCTGGTCGAAGCCGTCGGCGACGACCTGCGGCTCCTCGGCCGAACCCGGGCGGTAGCGCGAGATCTGGCCGGTGGAGGTGGCGCACACGAACTCGCCCGCGCCCACGGCGGCGACGCCGCGCACGTATCCGGGGTTGCCGGGGCTGAAAAGTGAGGCGACAGTGTGTAATTCGCCGTCACGCAGCACGTAGAAGAAGGTGCCGTCGGCGATGTAGAGGCTGCCGTCGGGGGCGACGGTGAGATCCAGCGGCCACAGCAGGCCGCCATCCAGTACCGGGCGGGTCTCGCCGCCGGCGCGGATCTCGGTGATCGCGCCGGAGAAGTGCGACACGAGCAACCGGTCGCCGACGAAGGTGCAGTTGTCCAGGCCGGGCTCCAGCCGCGCCAGCACCACCCGATCGCCGGTGCGCGGGTCGATGCGCAGCACCTCGCCGGACGCCGCCTGGGTCGAGACGAGGCAGCCCTCGGCATCGAACTTGACCGAGTCGGGCGCGCCGAGATCACCGGCGACCCGTTGCGGCGCACCGCCGTCGGGGTCGATGCGCCAGATGTCGTTGGTGCCCATGACCGGGTAGTACAGGAGCCCGTCGGGGCCGACCTCCATGGCGTTGGGCATCGGCAGGTTGTCCTGCAGCACCCGCGGAGCGCCGCCGTCGAGGGGAAGTTCCATGAGCCGCCCGCCGATGCGGCATTCGTTGACGAACAGGCGACCGTGGTACACGGTGATGCCGTTGGCGCCGGGCAGATCGGCGCGGAGCACCCGGGTGCGGCCGTCGGCGCCGCGGACGCTGACTCGCGCGTCCATGTATTCGGTGGCGATCAGATTGCCCTCGGCGTCGAAGGCCAGGTCGTCGGGGGCGACGATGTCACCGCCCTTGGCGC from Nocardia wallacei carries:
- a CDS encoding aromatic ring-hydroxylating oxygenase subunit alpha is translated as MTETDLRSEPLSTPLVIGVDAYISEEYARAERDRLWAKVWQQVDRVEEIPRVGDFLTYEIQDDSIIVVRTAPDTIRAYHNVCAHRGRRLIDTPPGAHDARGSRKQFVCGFHGWRYDLEGNNTFVAEREDWPCGLTGNDGLNRVQVDTWGGWIWINLDPDAGPLRDYLEPAASLLEHFELEKMRYRWRRWLTFDCNWKVAFEAFMETYHVPYTHPEFMNFGQFLGWARAQGKHSNIGYDAPKGMEENQAKVRLGAGPDARVSTATLQNFTWENANTNTTRTLVDVANRLVDELPEGTPANEVLRYWLDTARAEDEARGVVWPKVDPDIVARAGTAWQIFPNFQIGHALNNMLCYRFRPYGYDPDKCIFEAAVFELFPPGEEPETAWEYTPEGDPNWRTVLPQDFSNMAAVQKGLKSRGFSGAKPNPYRERSIVNLHHNLASYMGAGEPRELT
- a CDS encoding SDR family NAD(P)-dependent oxidoreductase — its product is MTDNGFGLRGRVVIVSGAGGGGIGTTVTRKVASAGATVIAVSRSAENLAKHVEPLAAEGLSVLPVAADAATDEGIATVLEHARRADGELHGLVNVAGGAAPSTWMPSTRVTRADWRALFTQNLETMFFMSQAVAAELQSRGRGGSIVSISSISGMNTAPFHIAYGTAKAALVSVTRTMAVELALDGIRVNAVAPGVTQTPASGAYVDEDPGRDRLAIAMGRRGTPDEQAGPILFLLSDLSTYITGQTLLVDGGLNLKWTHLGADNTSLFLKDESFRAAITR
- a CDS encoding SMP-30/gluconolactonase/LRE family protein, whose translation is MTRPTNFSPLGGPALTTGARYRGTASISLAEGWSLRRLTPPSRLFGANGLRTGPDGRVYVAQVAGSQISALDVGTGELETVSAKGGDIVAPDDLAFDAEGNLIATEYMDARVSVRGADGRTRVLRADLPGANGITVYHGRLFVNECRIGGRLMELPLDGGAPRVLQDNLPMPNAMEVGPDGLLYYPVMGTNDIWRIDPDGGAPQRVAGDLGAPDSVKFDAEGCLVSTQAASGEVLRIDPRTGDRVVLARLEPGLDNCTFVGDRLLVSHFSGAITEIRAGGETRPVLDGGLLWPLDLTVAPDGSLYIADGTFFYVLRDGELHTVASLFSPGNPGYVRGVAAVGAGEFVCATSTGQISRYRPGSAEEPQVVADGFDQLYGIGQAPGGAIVAAELGAGRVLSVRAGEVEVLAAGLNAPLGVAFGPDGTVLVSESGAGRVVSIGPAGVDTVVDGLATPHGILVRDGQLHIVDPGAKSVVRVDLETEARTTLASGLPIGAPPGVVPKPLLGTPPFSGPMGPFAGIAAAPDGTLYVSADAEGSVLALREKA